The DNA window AATGAGTGAACCCCGAAAAAGCGGGGGTGCCTCCGTGTGAGTAAAAAAGCCTGGATTCCCGCCTACGCGGGAATGACAGTGGGATGTCATACCCGTGGAAACGGGTATCCAGAAAGCTCCCTGGATTCCTGCCTGCGCAGGAATGACATATAATCCATATAAAATCTCTGCGCCTCTGCGGCAAACCAGATTCTTCGGCTTGGCAAGCAGGGTGCCCGGCTCAGAATGACGAAAGCAAAACCCTTTGTGTTCTTTGTGTGCTTTGTGGTTATGTAACCCTGGATTCCTGCTTTCGCAGGAATGACATAAAAGCCATATAAATCTCTGTGTCTCTGAGCCTCTGTGGCAAGAGAACCCTGGATTGCTTCACTTCGGTAGCCACACAAGATATCAGGCTCAGTGCAGGCTATTTGCCGGCCTTCGATGCAATCTCGCAATGACAAAAGCAATGATATACATCTAGAAAAGATCCTTAAAGGAGAACGGTATGTCTAAATATCGCATATTGGTGGTGGAGGACGAGGCCATTGTGGCCCGGGATATCTGCAAAAGATTGGATGATATGGGCTATCAGGTGGCGGCCAAGGCCGACAACGGCGAAGCCGCCCTGGCCCAGGCCCGGGAGCTGAAGCCCGACCTGGTGCTGATGGATATCGTGATCAAGGGAAAGCAGAACGGGATTGACGTGGCCAATATCATAAAAAGCGAGCTGGGCATACCGCTGATCTACCTGACCGCCTATGCCGACGATGACACCGTGGAACGGGCCAAGACTGCCGAGCCCTTCGGCTACATCATCAAGCCCTTCAACGACCGGGATCTCAACGTGACCATCCAGATGGCACTGTACCGGAACAAAATGGAGAAAAAGCTGGCTGACCGCGAGGAGAGATACCGGGACCTGTTCGAAAACACCAGCGACATTATAATGCTGCTTGACGAGCAGGGATGTTTCAAATACGTGAACCAGCGATGGCATAGCGCTCTGGGCTACGGACCGGATGAGATCGGTTCCCTGAATATATTTGACATACTGGATCAGTCCTGTCTGGATCACTGCCGGTATAATTTCGGGCAGGTATTGTCCGGGAAAGAAGCCACCGTCGAAGCCATATTCCGCACCAAAGATGGCAAGACGATCATAGTCGAGGGAAACTGCAACAGCTCCCATTCGCCCGGCAAGCCCACTTGGGTGCGGGGCATCTTCCGGGATATCACCGAAAAGAAAAGGTCCCGGCAGCTGCAGGAGGCCATGTACCAGATTGCCAACGAGACCGCCCTGTCCGGCAATCTGGATGAATTGTACCGAAGCCTGCATAATATACTCGGCCGGTTGTTGGACACTAAGAATTTCTATATCTCCCTATACGATAGCGAGAATGACCTCCTGAGTTTTCCCTATTTCATGGATGAGTACGACCTCGTGCCCCAGAACAGGCCGATGGGCACCGGCATCACCGAATACCTCATCCGGTCAAAAAAGCCCCTGCTGGCCACGCCGGAAGTGTACCAGAAACTGATTGATTCCGGACAGATCCGTTTGATTGGCAAACCGTCCGTGGACTGGCTGGGGGTGCCGCTGTTGGTTTCGGACCGGTACACCGGCACGCTGGTGATTCAGTCCTACGATCAGGGGATAAGGTTCGGGGAGCGGGAGCGGGATATCCTGACCTTTATCTCCGAGCAGGTGGCTTTCGCCATCCATCGCAAGCTGGCCGAGGAAGCCCTTAAGCTGAGCGAGGAAAAATACCGGTCCCTGGTGGAGCAGATCAACGACGTGATCTTCCTGACGGACTCCTCGGGCATCATCCAGTATATCAGCCCGGCCATCGAAAGAATGACCCAATTTACCGTTGACGAGATCACCGGCCAGCCGTTCTTTAAATTCATCCACCCCGATGACCTGCCGGGCCTTAAACAGTCGTTCCAAAGGAACCTTAAAGGGGTCGAGGAACCCTGGGAATATCGGCTGATAGACAAGAACGGCACAACCGTCTTTGTGCGTAGCTCCAGCCGCCTGTTAGCCGATGACAACGGAAATCCCACCGGAATAATGGGCACCCTGACTGACATCACCCAGGCCAAACAGATGGCCAGCCAGCTGCAGCAGGCCCAGAAGATGGAGGCCATCGGCCAGCTGGCCGGGGGCATAGCCCATGACTTCAACAACCTGCTGGCCGGGATCATCGGCCACGCCGAGATGCTGCAGATCAAATTGATCAACCAACCGTCGCTGGCGGCGCTGGCCGAAAAGATACTGACCACCGGGGAGCATGCCGCCAACCTGACCAAACAGTTGCTGTCATTCGCCCGCAAGGGGAATTACCAGCAGGTTCCGGTAAGCATTCACCGCATCATCGCCGAGGTGGCCGGCATTCTGGGCAACACCGTGAACAAGAATATCAATGTCAGGCAGTCGCTGAGCGCCAATCCCTGCACCGTGCTGGGCGATCCGGCCATGCTGGAGAATGCCCTGCTCAATCTTTGCCTTAATGCCCGGGATGCCATGGCTAAAGGAGGCAACCTGACCGTAACCACCCAAGTGGCCGAGCTGGACGAATCGTATGTCAAGAATCATTCCTACAAGATCCCGGTGGGCAGTTACATCAAGATATCGGTCAGCGACACCGGGCAGGGTATGTCCAAGGATGTCCAATCGCACATATATGAGCCGTTCTTCACCACCAAGGAACAGGGCAAGGGCACCGGCCTGGGGCTGGCCAGCGTTTACGGCTGTGTCAAGGCTCACAACGGCTCCATAGAGGTTTACAGCGAGGAAGGGCACGGCAGCACCTTTAACATTTACCTGCCGCTGGCGGAACCCGGTCCGGAAAAAACAGAGGAGGCCGCAAAAGCGCCGGCTCAAAAGGGAACCGGGCGCATCCTGCTGGTGGACGACGAGGAGACCATCC is part of the Candidatus Edwardsbacteria bacterium genome and encodes:
- a CDS encoding response regulator, which codes for MSKYRILVVEDEAIVARDICKRLDDMGYQVAAKADNGEAALAQARELKPDLVLMDIVIKGKQNGIDVANIIKSELGIPLIYLTAYADDDTVERAKTAEPFGYIIKPFNDRDLNVTIQMALYRNKMEKKLADREERYRDLFENTSDIIMLLDEQGCFKYVNQRWHSALGYGPDEIGSLNIFDILDQSCLDHCRYNFGQVLSGKEATVEAIFRTKDGKTIIVEGNCNSSHSPGKPTWVRGIFRDITEKKRSRQLQEAMYQIANETALSGNLDELYRSLHNILGRLLDTKNFYISLYDSENDLLSFPYFMDEYDLVPQNRPMGTGITEYLIRSKKPLLATPEVYQKLIDSGQIRLIGKPSVDWLGVPLLVSDRYTGTLVIQSYDQGIRFGERERDILTFISEQVAFAIHRKLAEEALKLSEEKYRSLVEQINDVIFLTDSSGIIQYISPAIERMTQFTVDEITGQPFFKFIHPDDLPGLKQSFQRNLKGVEEPWEYRLIDKNGTTVFVRSSSRLLADDNGNPTGIMGTLTDITQAKQMASQLQQAQKMEAIGQLAGGIAHDFNNLLAGIIGHAEMLQIKLINQPSLAALAEKILTTGEHAANLTKQLLSFARKGNYQQVPVSIHRIIAEVAGILGNTVNKNINVRQSLSANPCTVLGDPAMLENALLNLCLNARDAMAKGGNLTVTTQVAELDESYVKNHSYKIPVGSYIKISVSDTGQGMSKDVQSHIYEPFFTTKEQGKGTGLGLASVYGCVKAHNGSIEVYSEEGHGSTFNIYLPLAEPGPEKTEEAAKAPAQKGTGRILLVDDEETIRDITSQMLDDRGYKVTTLSNGQEAVEYYREHFQEIDLVILDMIMPKMNGHEAFIKMKEINPGVKVLLSSGYSIEEEAQDLMNSGVKGFLQKPYRLAELTQKINQAMAN